The Microbacterium maritypicum genome contains a region encoding:
- a CDS encoding dicarboxylate/amino acid:cation symporter: protein MSTTARAQKAPDTRGPVRKLLTSFGFQILAALVLGIAAGLIGRQLGATAENPTGLSATLDTIGNSYVTLLRAAVVPLIFTAIVASISNLRRVQNAARLAGQTILWFAITAFIAVIIGIVLGLVIQPGNRAGEGLEPGDPYTVGTWWNFLLGLIPQNFLGLTVNTSPGAAEGTFSSSVGFNILQVIVVAAVVGIAALKAGKKAEPFLVFTESLLKVIQRVLWWIIRIAPLGTFGLIGSAVIKYGWEKLASLGWFAAAVYIGLALVLFVVYPILVRTHGLSIKQYFSGVWPAVQLAFVSRSSIGTLPLTERVTERNLGVPRSYASFAVPLGATTKMDGCAAIYPAIAAIFVAQFFGIELNFVQYLLIVIVSVVGSAATAGTTGAVVMLTLTLSTLGLPLEGVGLLLAIDPILDMGRTAVNVAGQALIPTIVAKREGILNEDLYNAPREGLPFADDSGDDDAPEADASTDKEPVSAR, encoded by the coding sequence ATGAGCACCACCGCACGCGCCCAGAAGGCGCCTGACACCCGCGGGCCGGTCCGGAAGCTGCTGACCTCGTTCGGCTTCCAGATCCTCGCAGCCCTCGTCCTCGGCATCGCCGCCGGTCTGATCGGCCGCCAGCTCGGCGCCACCGCCGAGAACCCGACAGGGCTGTCGGCCACGCTCGACACCATCGGCAACTCGTACGTGACGCTGCTGCGCGCCGCCGTCGTGCCGCTGATCTTCACGGCCATCGTCGCCAGCATCTCGAACCTGCGCCGTGTGCAGAACGCCGCGCGCCTCGCCGGCCAGACGATCCTGTGGTTCGCGATCACCGCGTTCATCGCCGTCATCATCGGCATCGTCCTCGGCCTCGTGATCCAGCCCGGCAACCGCGCCGGCGAAGGCCTCGAGCCCGGTGACCCGTACACCGTGGGCACCTGGTGGAACTTCCTGCTGGGCCTCATCCCGCAGAACTTCCTCGGCCTCACCGTCAACACCTCGCCCGGTGCTGCCGAGGGGACCTTCTCGTCGAGCGTCGGCTTCAACATCCTGCAGGTGATCGTGGTCGCCGCCGTCGTCGGCATCGCCGCGCTCAAGGCCGGCAAGAAGGCCGAGCCGTTCCTCGTCTTCACCGAGTCGCTGCTCAAGGTCATCCAGCGCGTGCTGTGGTGGATCATCCGCATCGCCCCGCTCGGCACGTTCGGCCTCATCGGCTCGGCCGTGATCAAGTACGGCTGGGAGAAGCTGGCCTCCCTCGGCTGGTTCGCCGCGGCGGTCTACATCGGGCTCGCGCTCGTGCTGTTCGTGGTCTACCCGATCCTGGTGCGCACCCACGGCCTGTCGATCAAGCAGTACTTCTCGGGCGTGTGGCCCGCGGTGCAGCTGGCCTTCGTCAGCCGCTCCTCGATCGGAACGCTGCCCCTCACCGAGCGCGTCACCGAGCGCAACCTCGGCGTGCCCCGCTCCTACGCGTCGTTCGCCGTGCCTCTGGGCGCCACCACCAAGATGGACGGCTGCGCCGCGATCTACCCGGCCATCGCCGCGATCTTCGTCGCGCAGTTCTTCGGCATCGAGCTGAACTTCGTGCAGTACCTGCTGATCGTGATCGTCTCGGTCGTCGGCTCCGCTGCCACCGCCGGCACCACCGGTGCCGTGGTGATGCTCACGCTGACGCTGTCGACCCTGGGCCTGCCGCTCGAGGGCGTGGGACTGCTGCTCGCGATCGACCCGATCCTCGACATGGGCCGCACCGCGGTCAACGTGGCGGGCCAGGCGCTGATCCCGACGATCGTCGCCAAGCGCGAGGGCATCCTGAACGAAGACCTCTACAACGCGCCGCGCGAGGGGCTGCCCTTCGCCGACGACTCCGGTGACGACGACGCCCCCGAGGCGGATGCGTCCACCGACAAGGAGCCGGTCAGCGCCCGCTGA
- a CDS encoding helix-turn-helix domain-containing protein encodes MTPAESDDEFTGIHCRLDELLAERGMTLTELSAAVGVSIVNLSVLKNDRARAIRYSTLRAICEALECEVGDLLVLAPR; translated from the coding sequence ATGACCCCGGCCGAGAGCGACGACGAGTTCACCGGCATCCACTGCCGACTCGACGAGCTGCTCGCCGAGCGGGGCATGACGCTCACGGAGCTGAGCGCCGCGGTGGGGGTGAGCATCGTGAATCTGTCGGTGCTGAAGAACGACCGGGCCCGCGCCATCCGCTACTCGACCTTGCGGGCGATCTGCGAGGCGCTCGAGTGCGAGGTCGGCGACCTGCTGGTGCTCGCGCCGCGCTGA